The nucleotide sequence GCGTCGTGTGCCGAGTTCTATGCATTGGTCTCGGCGCTGTCGGGCGTCACGTTCAGCCAGGGTATCGCGGTCACCGGCGCGCTCAATCAGCACGGGGAGGTACTGCCGGTCGGCGGCATCAACGAAAAGATCGAGGGCTGGTTCCGGGTATGCGAGACCGCGGGCCTCGACGGCCGCCAGGGCGTGCTGATTCCGGCGCGCAACCGGCGCCATCTGATGCTCGCCCCGGCGGTCGTCGCCGCGGTCGCGGCCGGGCGGTTTCACGTGCATACGGCCGAGCACGTGCTCGACGGGCTTGCGCTGCTTTCCGGTCTCGCAGCCGGCGAAGCCGACGCGGCGGGACACTATCCGCACGACAGCGTCCTCGGGCGCGCCGAGGCGGCGCTGCGGGCCTTCCGTGAGGCGTGCGAGAAGGCGCGAGCGCATCGCCCGGAAGCACGGCGGAGCGGGCGGCGCTAGGGTCGGGCGCGCGTCGACAGCGGTGCTCAGGCTCGTCCCGCCGGTGGACTATAGTGAAAGTCGCCAATCCGTTTTGCGAAGGAGACGATCATGAAGGCGATACATCGGATGGAGCGCTTTCTCGATGAACACATGATCCCGTTCGACATCGTGGCACATCCCCATTCCCACACCAGCGTCGAGACCGCGCGCGCGGCCGAGGTGCCGGCGAACCGCGTCGTCAAGGGCGTGCTGCTCGACGGCTCCGGCTGTCAGATGGTCGCGATGGTGCCTGCCGACCAGGAGATCCGGCTCGGCAAGCTCGGGCTCGACAACGACATGGAATTCAGCCTCGCCGACGAGGCGAGCGTGAGCCGCTTGTTCAAGGAGTGCGAACCGGGCGTGGTGCCCGGATTGCCCAACGTCTGGGGCGTGGAAGTCGTGTGGGACGACGATCTCATGGAGCAGCCCGACCTGTATCTCGAAGGCGGCGACCACGAACGGCTTTTGCATGTCGAGACGCGCTACCTGCGCGAGTTGTTCGGCGACGCGGCGCACTGCCACTTCAGCCAGCCGCGCATGCAGCACGTCCAGGCCTGACGGACGCGGCGGAGGGCAGCGCACGCGGCAGCGCGGGCGCGATGGATCGACGTATGATGAACGCCGTAATCGCGCTTTCTCTCTCTCAACGTGAACCCGCCGCCCCCCTCCGACACGGCTTCGCCCAATCCGCACCGCCGGCTCGGTCGCGGCATGGCTTGGGCCGCGAGCCTTGCGACGCTCGCCGTGTTCTACGTCTATTTCGACGGTGCGCTGGCGCTTCGCAACGATCCCAACCGGGCGCTCGAAGTTGGCGCGAGCGGCGGATCCCTGAGCCTGAAGCGCGATCGGCAGGGGCACTACGTGTTCCCGGGAGCGATCAATGGGCAGCCAGTGGTGCTTCTGCTCGACACCGGCGCGACGCTCGTGACGGTTCCCGCGCATCTGGCAGACGAATTGGGCCTCGAGCCGGGTGCGACCCAGCGTTCGCAGACGGCGAACGGTGTCCTGCTCACCCGGGCGACGCGGCTCGACACGCTCGCTTTCGGACCGTTCCGGTTCCACGGCGTGGCCGCGAGCCTCAACCCGGGGATGTCCGGAGGGCAGGTGCTTCTGGGCATGAGCGCGCTCAAACATCTCGAATTCACCCAGCGCGGCGACACGCTGGTTCTGACGGCCGCCGAGGGCATTTGAAAAAACGCTTGGTGGCGTCGGACTTGTGTGATATCAATACGCCTATCTATTGGATTCAAGCTTTAAATTGCGGTACCTCTGGTAAGGCTTTTTCCTTGAAATTCGATTGATAGGGCATGTCGCCCAATTTTTTAGATAGATAGGAATGAAGATGGAAACGGGTACTGTCAAGTGGTTCAACGATGCAAAAGGTTTTGGTTTCATCACGCCCGACAACGGCGGTGAAGACCTCTTTGCGCATTTCTCCGCAATCAACGCCAACGGCTTCAAGTCCCTGCAGGAAAACCAGCGCGTCAGCTTCGAAGTGACGACTGGCCCCAAGGGCAAGCAGGCGTCGAACATCCAGGTCGTGTCGTAATCCTTCCGACCTGATGTGAAAAACCCCGGTTCGCCGGGGTTTTTTTATGGGTATTCCCGAAATTTACGGCCGTCGTGCGGTGTCCTACGCCGCGGTGTGCAGGAATTCGACCATGGCGCTCAAGGCCACCATCTACAAAGCCGACCTTCAGGTCGCCGACATGGACCGCCACGTCTACGGCGACCATGCGCTCACCCTTGCAAGACACCCCTCCGAGTCCGAGGAACGCATGATGGTGCGTGTCCTGGCCTATGCGCTCCACGCGCAGGACGGTATCGCGTTCACGAAGGGGCTGTTCGACGTCGACGAACCCGAGGTCTGGGTCAAGAACCTCGCCGGCGAGATCACGCTTTGGATAGACCTCGGTCAGCCTGACGAGGCGCGCATCCGCCGCGCGTGCAGCCGCGCCGCGCAGGTCGTCGTACTGTGCTACAGCAGCAGCTGCGAGGTCTGGTGGAAACAGATCGCCGGCAAGCTCGCGCGCTTCAGCAATCTGACTGTGCTGCAGCTCGCGGCCGATACCGCACAGGCGCTCGCCGGCCTCGCGACGCGCGGGATGCGCCTGCAATGCATGGTGCAGGACGGCGAAATCTGGCTCAACAGCGAGACCGAGAGCGTGGCGGTGAAGCTGACTGCGCTCATGTCGCCGCGCTGAGCCCTCATTTGGCGGACGGACAGTTCTCGACACACACCGTTTCGCTGACGCGCTGCCCGCCGCAGCCGAGGAAGCAGCTATCGTAGGCGGGCAGGCAGCCGCAATCGTCCTCGCACTGTTTCTTTTCCAGCTCGGCGCGTACGCTCTCGCGGGTCGGCATCACCGGCTCGGCGAACGGGGGCGGGAAGTAGGGGCCGGGCCAAGGATCCCACCAGTACGGCGGATAGTGGCGATAGGGATAGCTGTGCATCCAGTCGAAATGCAGCCGGATCTCGTAGCGGCGTAAGGCGGAAGCGTAACGCTTGAGCTCCAGCGCGTACTGCTCGAGCGCCTCGCCGTAACGCGCCTCCACCTGCGGCGCGACCGCCTTCGCACAGGCCTCGTAACGCGTCTTGCACGTCGTTTGGCACGCTGCCTGCGTCGCGTCGCAGCGCTCGACGCAGGCCCGGCCCGCTGCGTCCGGCGGCGGGATCAGCCGAAACGTCGTCTGGTACCGGGGGGTGGCGCACCCGCTCACGCCCGCGAGGAGGAGCAGGGCAGCCAGCAGGTTCGAAAAAGACACGCGCATCGCTCCATCCGTTCGCGGCTCGCTTTGCTCCCAGCATAGGCCGTTTTTATTCGGGCGGCGTCTTCAGGAAACGGGCTTCGAGTTCCTGCAGGTTGAGTTTCTGCAGGATCGCGCGCAGGCGTTCCGCCGCGTTTCTCGGCGCGGCGCCGGTGTGCGTCGCGACG is from Thiobacillus denitrificans ATCC 25259 and encodes:
- a CDS encoding aminoacyl-tRNA deacylase gives rise to the protein MKAIHRMERFLDEHMIPFDIVAHPHSHTSVETARAAEVPANRVVKGVLLDGSGCQMVAMVPADQEIRLGKLGLDNDMEFSLADEASVSRLFKECEPGVVPGLPNVWGVEVVWDDDLMEQPDLYLEGGDHERLLHVETRYLRELFGDAAHCHFSQPRMQHVQA
- a CDS encoding retropepsin-like aspartic protease family protein, translated to MNPPPPSDTASPNPHRRLGRGMAWAASLATLAVFYVYFDGALALRNDPNRALEVGASGGSLSLKRDRQGHYVFPGAINGQPVVLLLDTGATLVTVPAHLADELGLEPGATQRSQTANGVLLTRATRLDTLAFGPFRFHGVAASLNPGMSGGQVLLGMSALKHLEFTQRGDTLVLTAAEGI
- a CDS encoding cold-shock protein — protein: METGTVKWFNDAKGFGFITPDNGGEDLFAHFSAINANGFKSLQENQRVSFEVTTGPKGKQASNIQVVS
- a CDS encoding YaeQ family protein yields the protein MALKATIYKADLQVADMDRHVYGDHALTLARHPSESEERMMVRVLAYALHAQDGIAFTKGLFDVDEPEVWVKNLAGEITLWIDLGQPDEARIRRACSRAAQVVVLCYSSSCEVWWKQIAGKLARFSNLTVLQLAADTAQALAGLATRGMRLQCMVQDGEIWLNSETESVAVKLTALMSPR